A genomic window from Arthrobacter sp. FW305-BF8 includes:
- a CDS encoding exonuclease domain-containing protein, whose product MGILIFLLIAAAIIWCIRRSKRAKKRNQIPTSSQPRHGTGARAPIRTHPRAEADRQRPDAPMRFAEPGRTGELFSYGGPSTGQGYVHDGPFAVVDVETTGFSPAQGDRVIEIAVARVDRHGRIEDEYSTLLNPEGRDTGALFIHGISNDAVRNAPFFPEVIGDILARLEGTVVVAHNAVFEERFLTSELQRAGVSAPLFPALCTLWLGQQTFDTPNHKLATLAQHVGVPLVDAHAALGDVRATSALLPMMLERYGTEVEFGHAPTSGLSTSHQLGAVRPMTQAATLRKGTDGWMSSLMSRLPISTSDVSDAAANAYLDALASALEDGKIVGEEAKALARIAGHGGMGATQVRGLNERFLEMMREPRYRTRSSRQQS is encoded by the coding sequence ATGGGGATTTTGATATTTCTACTCATCGCCGCCGCAATAATCTGGTGCATCCGCCGATCCAAAAGGGCCAAAAAACGGAACCAGATCCCGACGTCGTCTCAGCCAAGGCACGGCACCGGCGCCCGTGCTCCGATTCGTACGCATCCACGCGCCGAGGCGGATCGGCAACGCCCGGATGCGCCCATGCGCTTCGCTGAACCCGGAAGAACAGGGGAGCTATTCAGCTACGGTGGACCCTCAACCGGACAGGGTTATGTCCATGACGGGCCATTTGCGGTGGTCGATGTTGAAACGACGGGCTTTTCCCCTGCCCAGGGTGATCGCGTCATTGAGATAGCGGTCGCACGCGTCGACAGGCATGGCCGCATTGAGGATGAGTACTCAACCCTGCTCAATCCCGAAGGCAGGGATACAGGGGCACTCTTCATTCATGGCATCAGCAACGACGCCGTACGGAACGCCCCGTTTTTTCCTGAAGTCATCGGTGACATCCTTGCGCGACTGGAAGGTACCGTCGTAGTGGCCCATAACGCCGTATTTGAGGAACGTTTTCTGACCTCGGAACTCCAGCGGGCAGGAGTCTCAGCACCGCTTTTCCCGGCGCTCTGCACCCTGTGGTTAGGACAGCAAACGTTCGATACACCAAACCACAAACTAGCCACTCTCGCTCAGCACGTTGGCGTGCCTTTGGTCGACGCGCACGCCGCCCTGGGTGATGTGAGGGCAACATCGGCACTGTTGCCGATGATGCTGGAACGCTACGGCACAGAAGTGGAATTCGGTCACGCTCCTACCTCCGGCCTGAGCACATCTCATCAGCTCGGAGCCGTCAGACCGATGACCCAGGCGGCTACCCTGCGAAAAGGAACCGACGGATGGATGTCATCCTTGATGTCCCGCCTGCCGATCAGCACAAGCGACGTCAGTGACGCTGCTGCTAATGCCTACCTCGATGCACTCGCTTCCGCGCTAGAGGACGGCAAAATCGTGGGTGAGGAAGCAAAAGCACTTGCGCGGATTGCCGGCCATGGCGGAATGGGAGCAACTCAGGTGCGGGGACTCAATGAACGATTCCTAGAGATGATGAGGGAACCGCGCTATCGGACCAGATCCTCACGTCAGCAGAGCTGA
- a CDS encoding DUF6575 domain-containing protein — translation MTLVPATDTALGRLVISEIFFEHDGPRLFTAKNKAGHLFLANCVDEDEDEQTETYLYVSVSSARMKLIRSGHVPLREAYTQAEDGFVYQVTAQYGAETPRNSLATIEADLIDNDWLPFEDAKLDIATETLPAFDPDRFSADSRGEFRTRIALEVDPPNARRTEYSLRSLSRLAGSFQDAVDSLAQEERGRPTARGVIPEEILQESELVFAGAEAASFVLVLAPKSGPTLVGDLVNRSTERLLDLLAAADSQHDLTELLNGYGVRARSKFRSLLTVLSDDETGAGVFLANQSGELRTVKIRLESVRHALAIIDDRNPDSEKLALKRVTLVGVNLRTGIFELFDNVAGQRYSGQMAPEAKAQISGLPTGDEHFYAAELLKTMEYSTMTTDVSSSYRLLHIRRVDEALLT, via the coding sequence ATGACTCTCGTACCCGCTACAGACACCGCGCTCGGTCGGCTTGTCATTTCCGAGATCTTCTTCGAGCATGATGGACCTCGCCTCTTCACAGCCAAGAACAAGGCGGGACACTTGTTCTTGGCCAACTGCGTGGACGAAGACGAAGATGAGCAGACAGAAACCTATCTCTATGTTTCTGTATCCAGTGCCCGGATGAAACTGATTCGTAGCGGACATGTCCCTCTTCGGGAGGCCTATACCCAAGCCGAAGATGGGTTTGTCTACCAGGTAACAGCCCAATATGGTGCAGAAACTCCACGGAATAGTTTGGCCACTATCGAGGCCGACCTGATTGATAATGATTGGCTTCCGTTCGAGGACGCGAAGTTGGATATTGCAACGGAGACTCTCCCTGCATTCGACCCGGACCGGTTCAGTGCCGACTCTCGCGGCGAGTTTAGGACGCGCATTGCGTTGGAGGTCGATCCCCCCAACGCGCGGAGAACTGAGTATTCCCTGCGCTCACTATCCCGCTTGGCAGGTTCTTTTCAGGATGCTGTAGATTCCCTTGCGCAAGAAGAACGGGGCCGTCCCACAGCTCGCGGGGTGATACCTGAGGAAATTCTCCAAGAGTCTGAGTTGGTATTTGCGGGGGCCGAGGCGGCTTCATTTGTCTTGGTTTTGGCACCGAAATCAGGCCCAACTCTGGTCGGTGATCTTGTCAACCGATCAACTGAGAGACTGCTGGATCTACTAGCGGCCGCTGACTCTCAGCATGACTTAACTGAGCTGCTTAACGGTTACGGAGTGCGGGCCAGGAGTAAGTTCCGCAGCTTGCTGACAGTGCTTTCAGACGACGAGACCGGGGCCGGCGTGTTTCTAGCAAACCAGTCCGGGGAATTAAGAACGGTAAAAATCCGCCTCGAATCGGTACGTCACGCTTTGGCGATTATTGACGATCGGAATCCTGACAGCGAAAAGCTGGCCCTCAAGAGGGTGACGCTGGTTGGTGTCAATTTGCGAACTGGGATTTTCGAGCTGTTCGACAATGTGGCTGGGCAAAGGTATTCGGGACAGATGGCACCAGAGGCCAAGGCACAGATATCGGGGCTTCCAACGGGAGACGAACATTTTTACGCTGCGGAGCTCTTGAAGACTATGGAGTACTCAACCATGACCACCGACGTTTCCAGCAGTTATCGTCTTCTGCACATTCGCCGAGTGGACGAGGCGTTACTTACCTAG
- a CDS encoding PucR family transcriptional regulator: protein MLLNSSVIVEHPVSNFTFICINEISASGAATTAYLDPPDEAQVSNLEGIWISSWIPSYALEILLPQLKRKGVGVVILIPTTPQDFQSVSEFGLSTLELARKLKMNVVALHQPQATVAVAASLSRFLGSDLWARSINMTAFTHAVHQMEPSPERVASELRKYVNARIAVINSLGLPLAGAVERPLAFGNVGATPLFDTSQAPNLISVPLPPLVEDDDPALWILAEFQPDAPPFELEAAQELMELGALSLLRWLSRQRFASEQFQSARSAIVSQLAVAGGAIPDHVISQALSVGWNLNGWHTLVSVRAPRKSLAHDIGRMLPAALSRYDYTVDSSEYIDHWLIWETRQDQPTRGDYRDFVAALDSLRPPPETGIVFGVARPRLGPEGFARSIAEAEDFARRASSSKGRRQIVDAQESAATQLIRTTLHDPALVRQATKFLKRLSEPDADYLRKTLNTYLQSESNLAETSRALAVHRNTVVKRIEKIEELLDAPLENPDTKFALRIALRILEISATE, encoded by the coding sequence ATGCTGCTGAACAGCTCCGTGATCGTCGAACACCCCGTTTCGAACTTCACGTTTATCTGCATTAACGAGATCAGCGCCAGCGGCGCCGCCACCACTGCCTATCTTGATCCACCAGACGAAGCGCAGGTCAGCAATCTCGAAGGCATCTGGATATCCTCTTGGATTCCCTCCTATGCCCTGGAAATTCTGCTTCCACAGCTGAAGCGAAAGGGCGTGGGCGTAGTGATCCTGATACCAACCACGCCACAGGACTTCCAATCAGTTTCGGAGTTCGGCCTTTCTACCCTGGAACTTGCGCGAAAACTGAAAATGAACGTGGTTGCGCTCCACCAGCCCCAAGCGACTGTGGCCGTTGCCGCATCCCTCAGCAGGTTCTTAGGCTCGGATCTCTGGGCACGGTCCATTAATATGACGGCCTTCACCCATGCCGTCCACCAGATGGAGCCAAGCCCCGAACGAGTCGCTTCTGAACTCAGAAAGTATGTCAACGCGCGGATAGCAGTGATCAATTCGCTCGGCCTGCCACTTGCGGGCGCCGTGGAACGGCCGCTCGCATTCGGCAACGTCGGGGCGACGCCCTTGTTTGACACCAGCCAAGCCCCAAACCTCATATCGGTTCCGTTGCCCCCGCTGGTGGAAGACGACGATCCAGCGCTTTGGATACTCGCGGAATTTCAGCCTGACGCCCCGCCCTTTGAGCTGGAGGCGGCACAAGAGCTTATGGAACTAGGGGCCCTCTCGTTGCTCAGGTGGCTCAGCCGTCAACGCTTCGCGAGCGAGCAGTTTCAATCCGCAAGATCGGCGATCGTCTCGCAGCTAGCTGTCGCTGGCGGAGCAATTCCGGACCACGTGATCTCTCAAGCTCTCAGCGTCGGCTGGAACTTAAACGGATGGCACACTCTCGTAAGTGTTCGTGCCCCACGGAAATCCCTTGCCCACGACATCGGACGAATGCTTCCAGCCGCTTTGAGCCGGTATGACTACACAGTGGACTCGTCCGAATACATTGATCATTGGCTTATCTGGGAAACACGGCAGGACCAACCAACCCGGGGAGACTACAGGGATTTCGTCGCCGCTCTGGATTCCCTACGACCACCGCCAGAAACAGGAATCGTTTTTGGCGTCGCCAGGCCACGCCTTGGACCTGAAGGATTTGCGAGAAGCATTGCCGAGGCTGAAGACTTCGCTCGACGAGCAAGCTCTAGCAAAGGACGTCGGCAGATTGTGGACGCCCAGGAATCTGCCGCCACCCAATTGATCCGCACTACGCTCCACGATCCCGCACTGGTTCGCCAAGCCACGAAGTTTCTAAAACGACTGTCCGAACCAGACGCCGACTATCTGAGGAAAACGCTGAACACCTACCTTCAAAGCGAATCTAACCTCGCGGAAACGTCGCGCGCCCTTGCAGTCCATCGAAACACGGTGGTTAAGAGAATAGAAAAAATCGAGGAACTACTGGATGCACCGCTCGAAAACCCTGACACCAAATTTGCCTTACGCATCGCCCTCAGAATCTTGGAAATCTCCGCCACCGAGTAG
- a CDS encoding DUF917 domain-containing protein, with product MSWLLTATDLEALEFGARMQGSGGAGDTHAMSLLARDLLDHCGGVTVFRPSKILSGDVVVAVGLAGSPLAFSEKPSGPGPYVRAFEAVAQKFPGRRALVCAFEMAGINAYAPILVAAALGVPLVDMDGMGRGLSGLHQTTFNAHSVSMTPCALVDTSGRCVEISGSSAEESERALRVLMGLFGGWVAFAGYPMDGRQAREGGIGQTLRRALELGRQFQQSRKQTQSVSDAISHFCSRTAGCRFVGRGSVVDVRWEAAPRDSGAGGQAKGTMIVRAAGRYLRIEAQNEFLLLVDEGRLLAKAPQIICLLDSHTGIPLLSERILPGYGVDVVVFEAPGEWSNSAAQALVDISGYGYSIPSLGDSL from the coding sequence ATGTCTTGGCTCCTGACGGCTACGGACCTGGAAGCGTTGGAGTTTGGCGCCAGAATGCAGGGCTCGGGAGGGGCCGGTGACACACATGCCATGTCTCTGTTGGCTCGGGATCTGTTGGATCATTGTGGCGGCGTGACCGTATTTCGGCCAAGTAAAATCCTTTCCGGCGATGTCGTTGTGGCCGTTGGCCTGGCGGGGTCGCCGTTGGCCTTCAGCGAAAAGCCCAGCGGACCGGGGCCTTACGTGCGTGCTTTTGAAGCGGTCGCCCAGAAATTTCCAGGCCGGCGAGCACTTGTCTGTGCCTTCGAGATGGCCGGGATCAATGCCTATGCACCGATCCTGGTGGCCGCGGCCTTGGGTGTCCCGCTGGTCGATATGGATGGCATGGGGCGAGGACTCTCGGGACTGCACCAGACAACCTTCAACGCGCATAGTGTCTCGATGACTCCTTGTGCCCTCGTAGACACTTCGGGGAGATGCGTCGAAATTTCAGGATCGAGTGCCGAAGAATCCGAGCGCGCCCTGCGTGTTCTCATGGGATTGTTTGGTGGCTGGGTGGCGTTCGCGGGGTACCCCATGGATGGGCGACAGGCGAGGGAAGGCGGCATAGGCCAGACGCTTCGACGAGCTTTGGAGCTTGGACGCCAGTTCCAACAGTCCAGGAAACAAACGCAGTCCGTGAGTGATGCGATATCCCATTTTTGTTCCCGCACTGCGGGATGTCGCTTTGTGGGCCGCGGGAGTGTTGTGGACGTTCGCTGGGAAGCCGCCCCTCGTGATTCCGGTGCCGGGGGACAGGCCAAAGGAACGATGATCGTTCGGGCCGCAGGAAGATACCTTCGAATCGAGGCGCAGAACGAATTCCTGCTGCTCGTAGACGAAGGCCGGCTGCTTGCCAAGGCCCCCCAGATTATCTGCCTCCTGGACAGCCATACCGGTATTCCCCTCCTTAGCGAGCGCATCCTGCCCGGGTACGGGGTAGACGTCGTTGTCTTTGAGGCTCCGGGCGAATGGAGCAACTCTGCTGCGCAGGCCTTGGTCGACATCTCCGGCTACGGGTACTCAATCCCTTCCCTTGGAGACTCACTGTGA